From Bordetella flabilis, the proteins below share one genomic window:
- a CDS encoding DUF2868 domain-containing protein yields MAAPVSTPFADLWLAETVRLREEHWGPLEDRDAVRRARLAHGAIEDRVLLRARLIAQREGLDQRVADWRQGAWIATALLVALAILAGAGAAWSALGDGSRVVNVVWAIASLLGLHLLTLLLWLVSFAAAPRTAGAGLAQAWLWLTRKMARGSDAALVPQALLALVTRARATRWLFGSVSHLVWLVAMGAALATLMGVLATARYRFGWATTLLAPETFVRLTEALGWLPARLGFALPDAALVRLSDGGQTLPAQAHAQWAWWLIGLLVVYGVLPRLVAWAVSMACLRRAVRTLRVDMTQPGYAALRDRLQPPAESLSPEGASAPPDVRDTPAALPPLTGDRPVLAGLELPPDIAWPPGEVPPTVQVAGNLDSREQRNALLDALAAMPARRLLLACDARQTPDRGTMALIADLSGKAALMRVWLTSGTAGTDGTVDGPGHADRTSLWRTRLMEAGMRPEAILRDADRPLQWLGDAHG; encoded by the coding sequence ATGGCGGCGCCCGTCTCCACACCATTCGCTGACCTCTGGCTTGCCGAAACCGTCCGACTGCGAGAAGAACACTGGGGTCCGTTGGAAGACCGCGACGCCGTGCGCCGGGCTCGTCTCGCGCACGGCGCGATCGAGGATCGCGTACTCCTGCGCGCCCGGCTGATCGCCCAGCGCGAAGGGCTGGACCAACGGGTGGCGGACTGGCGCCAGGGCGCCTGGATCGCCACCGCATTGCTCGTTGCGCTGGCCATCCTGGCCGGCGCGGGTGCCGCCTGGAGCGCCCTGGGCGACGGCAGCCGCGTCGTGAATGTCGTATGGGCCATCGCGTCCCTGCTGGGCCTGCATCTGCTGACCCTCCTGCTTTGGCTCGTGAGTTTTGCCGCCGCGCCGCGCACTGCAGGCGCCGGCCTGGCGCAGGCCTGGCTATGGCTGACCCGCAAGATGGCTCGCGGTTCGGACGCCGCCTTGGTGCCGCAGGCCTTGTTGGCCCTGGTCACCCGGGCGCGTGCGACCCGATGGCTGTTCGGCTCGGTCAGCCACCTGGTGTGGCTGGTGGCCATGGGCGCAGCACTGGCGACGCTGATGGGCGTGCTGGCCACCGCACGCTACCGGTTCGGCTGGGCGACCACGTTGCTGGCGCCGGAAACCTTCGTGCGGCTCACCGAAGCGCTGGGCTGGCTGCCGGCGCGGCTGGGCTTCGCGCTGCCGGATGCCGCCCTGGTAAGGCTGAGCGACGGCGGGCAAACCTTGCCGGCACAGGCCCATGCGCAGTGGGCGTGGTGGCTGATCGGCCTGCTGGTCGTCTACGGCGTACTGCCCCGGCTGGTGGCGTGGGCAGTCAGCATGGCCTGCCTGCGGCGTGCAGTGCGCACCTTGCGCGTCGACATGACGCAACCCGGCTACGCGGCCTTGCGCGACCGCCTGCAGCCTCCCGCCGAATCGCTCAGCCCGGAAGGCGCGAGCGCGCCGCCGGATGTGCGCGACACGCCGGCGGCCCTCCCCCCGCTGACCGGCGATCGGCCTGTCCTGGCCGGCCTGGAGCTGCCGCCGGATATCGCCTGGCCGCCAGGCGAGGTGCCACCGACGGTCCAGGTCGCGGGCAACCTGGACAGCCGCGAGCAGCGCAATGCCTTGCTGGATGCACTGGCGGCGATGCCGGCGCGACGCCTGCTGCTGGCGTGCGACGCACGCCAGACGCCCGACCGCGGCACCATGGCCCTGATTGCGGACCTGTCGGGCAAGGCGGCGCTCATGCGCGTCTGGCTTACAAGCGGCACTGCGGGCACGGACGGCACGGTGGACGGACCCGGCCATGCCGATCGCACGTCCCTGTGGCGCACTCGGCTCATGGAAGCCGGCATGCGGCCCGAGGCGATCCTCCGCGACGCGGATCGGCCGCTGCAATGGTTGGGCGATGCGCATGGGTGA
- a CDS encoding YkvA family protein → MADVHPSYETAYSAPRFWNKVSRHAKGAGRQAVEKALWLFYALQSPDTPKWAKRVIYGALGYFIFPLDAIPDLAPLAGYTDDMAVMAAALATVAVYITDDVKRQAAEKLQRWFGPAGAATGPSPE, encoded by the coding sequence ATGGCGGACGTTCATCCCTCCTACGAGACCGCGTACAGCGCGCCCCGGTTCTGGAACAAAGTGTCGCGCCACGCCAAGGGCGCGGGCCGGCAGGCCGTCGAAAAGGCGCTGTGGCTGTTCTATGCCCTGCAAAGCCCCGACACGCCCAAATGGGCCAAGCGCGTCATCTACGGCGCCCTGGGCTATTTCATTTTTCCGCTCGACGCGATTCCGGATCTGGCGCCGCTGGCTGGCTACACGGACGACATGGCGGTCATGGCAGCCGCGCTGGCCACCGTCGCGGTGTACATCACCGACGACGTGAAGCGGCAGGCCGCAGAAAAGCTGCAGCGCTGGTTCGGTCCCGCGGGTGCGGCGACGGGACCCTCGCCGGAGTGA